The Verrucomicrobiota bacterium nucleotide sequence TTTCTGGTGGGAGCTATTTTGGAGAAGGATCTCTTCGTCATAGAACATGGATTTCTGTTTATTATACTGCTCGTTTTTGCGGTGGTTTCGGTTGCCGATACAATAGCGAATACCATGGATCCAACACTGAGTGGAGGCGATTCATGAAGAAGAATCGCTTGTTCGATGCTCTACTGTGGCTTGTGCTTTTATGGGCCTTTATCGGACTTTTTTACACACCGTACGATCCGCAATCCCAAGCCTTCACCGAGGATCGACTCACAGGTCCAACCGCCAGCCATTTGTTGGGAATCGATGGCCTTGGTCGTGATCTGTTCAGCAGAATCTGGTTAGGGTCTGGTCACTCGATAGGCATGGGCGTTCTGGCAACCTTGGGAAATCTTTCGCTTGCCGGTCTTCTGCTATTCCTTGAGCAAAAATCGCCAGGCTGGGTAAGTCGTTTTTTACTCTCGTTCATATCAGGTTGGTTGGCCATTCCCGTGTTGTTCATCGCGCTCTTATTGCTCGTTTACTTTGATCAAGGGCCCCGAACCCTCATTGTGGCCGCTGCGTTGGGAAACGTGCCATTTACCTTCCGTCAGTTGCGAGTGCTTTGGCGTCACCAGCGCGAAACCCTCTACGTTCAGGCCAGCAGGGTATTGGGTTCGCGGTCCTGGAATTTATTTCGCAAAACCATCTGGCCAAACTTGCGGCCCGATGTGGTCGGGCTCAGTAAACTCATCTTTGCGTTTTCCCTCCTTGAGGTAAGTGGACTGGCCTTTCTTGGACTGATCGGTGATCCCGACTTTGCAGAACTCGGATCCATTCTTCGTCAGAACAAAAGCTACCTGCTTGCCGATCCGTGGCAGGTCATTTGGCCCGGAGCATTTTTATCCGCCGTTTTGTGGTTGGTTCAGCTATCCAGATCCGAAGCGGAATAGGGGCTACCCCGAATGACACTAAGTTAAGCAGAATTCGGACAAATCTACACTCAGCTTCCGTTTGAGGGGGTCAAACCTTGAATCGGTTGACTAAGCAAGCTTTGTCAAGATTCCAAGGATCAGCCGTCGCCCAAG carries:
- a CDS encoding ABC transporter permease codes for the protein MKKNRLFDALLWLVLLWAFIGLFYTPYDPQSQAFTEDRLTGPTASHLLGIDGLGRDLFSRIWLGSGHSIGMGVLATLGNLSLAGLLLFLEQKSPGWVSRFLLSFISGWLAIPVLFIALLLLVYFDQGPRTLIVAAALGNVPFTFRQLRVLWRHQRETLYVQASRVLGSRSWNLFRKTIWPNLRPDVVGLSKLIFAFSLLEVSGLAFLGLIGDPDFAELGSILRQNKSYLLADPWQVIWPGAFLSAVLWLVQLSRSEAE